Proteins encoded in a region of the Uloborus diversus isolate 005 chromosome 1, Udiv.v.3.1, whole genome shotgun sequence genome:
- the LOC129225356 gene encoding fibroin heavy chain-like codes for MNSYLQLLTVLCLLVGSSIGQTNSFNGYGRGTGEGYGFGEGYGQGAGYGYGEGAGFGYGQGAGYGYGEGEGFGYGQGADSGYGRGLGYGQGAGYGAGSGYGEGAGSGYGSGAGAGSGAGAGSGSGAGRGADSGAESGAGAGSGAGAGSGAGAGAGAGAGAGSGAGAESGSGAGTGSGAGAGSGSGAGTVSGRGSRVGYSEGSSSGYSAGSGYGAGSGYGAGSGYGAGSGYGAGSGYGAGSGYGAGSGYGAGSGYGAGAGYGGGYGSGAGYGAGAGYGAGAGYGAGSGYGAGAGYGAGGGYGAGGGYGAGAGSGAGAGYGAGAGYGAGGGYGAGAGYGAGAGYGAGGGYGAGGGFGAGGGYGAGAGYGAGGGYGAGGGFGAGGGYGAGAGYGAGGGYGAGGGFGAGGGYGAGAGYGAGAI; via the coding sequence gaCAAACAAACTCGTTCAATGGATATGGAAGAGGAACTGGAGAAGGATATGGATTTGGAGAAGGTTATGGTCAAGGAGCTGGCTATGGGTATGGAGAAGGAGCAGGTTTCGGATATGGTCAAGGAGCTGGTTACGGATATGGAGAAGGAGAAGGCTTTGGATATGGACAAGGAGCAGATTCCGGATATGGAAGAGGCCTAGGGTATGGTCAAGGAGCAGGTTATGGCGCAGGCTCTGGTTACGGGGAAGGAGCAGGATCTGGCTATGGATCAGGCGCTGGAGCCGGATCCGGAGCTGGTGCTGGATCAGGATCTGGAGCTGGGAGAGGTGCTGATTCTGGTGCTGAATCTGGAGCAGGAGCTGGATCTGGGGCAGGAGCTGGATCTGGGGCAGGAGCTGGGGCAGGAGCTGGGGCAGGAGCTGGTTCTGGAGCTGGAGCTGAGTCTGGATCAGGGGCAGGTACTGGATCTGGAGCAGGAGCAGGATCTGGGTCCGGAGCAGGAACTGTGTCTGGAAGAGGATCTAGAGTAGGTTACAGTGAAGGTTCAAGCTCCGGATATAGTGCAGGCTCTGGATATGGTGCAGGATCTGGATATGGCGCTGGCTCTGGATATGGTGCAGGCTCTGGATATGGTGCAGGATCTGGATATGGTGCAGGATCTGGATATGGTGCTGGTTCTGGTTATGGTGCAGGCTCTGGATATGGAGCAGGTGCGGGTTACGGCGGTGGATATGGTTCTGGTGCAGGGTATGGTGCTGGCGCTGGATATGGTGCAGGAGCTGGATATGGGGCAGGATCGGGATATGGTGCAGGCGCAGGATATGGTGCAGGAGGAGGATATGGTGCAGGAGGAGGATATGGTGCAGGAGCAGGATCTGGTGCAGGAGCAGGATATGGTGCAGGAGCAGGATATGGTGCAGGAGGAGGATATGGTGCAGGAGCAGGATATGGTGCAGGAGCCGGATATGGTGCAGGAGGAGGATATGGCGCAGGAGGAGGATTTGGTGCAGGAGGAGGATATGGTGCAGGAGCCGGATATGGTGCAGGAGGAGGATATGGCGCAGGAGGAGGATTTGGTGCAGGAGGAGGATATGGTGCAGGAGCCGGATATGGTGCAGGAGGAGGATATGGTGCAGGAGGAGGATTTGGTGCAGGAGGAGGATATGGTGCAGGAGCCGGATATGGTGCAGGAGCGATATAG